In Cellulomonas sp. Y8, the genomic stretch CGACGACCACGGCCCCGACCACCACGGGCACGTCCCGCTGCATCGTCGCGTCGAGCAGCAGCCGGCCGAGCCCCGGGCGGCCGAACAGCGTCTCGACGACGACGGCCCCGCTGAGCAGCGACCCGAACGCCCACCCCGACAGCGAGACCGCGGGCAGCACCCCGTGCCGCAGCGTGTGCCGCCAGAGCACCCGCACCGGCGACGCCCCGCGGGCCCGCGCGCTCGTGGCGAACGGCGCCACCGCCGCCTCCTCCAGGGAGTCGCGCATGACCTGCCCCAGGAACCCCGCGACCGGCACCGCGAGCGTCACCGTCGGCAGCACCAACCCCGCCGGGTCGGTGCCGCTGCTGGTCGCCGGGAACCAGCCGAGCGTCGACGAGAACACCACGATCAGCACGGCCCCGAGCCAGAAGTGCGGCAGCACCGCCGCCACGACCTCGGCCCCGCGCAGCACCGCCGCGCACGCCCGGCCGACGGGCCCGGTGGCCCGCACCGCGAGCGTCGCCACCGCGAGCGCCAGCACCCACGCGAGGGCGAGCGCCAGCACCGCGAGCAGCATCGTCCCGGGCAGCTGCTCGGCGAGCAGGTCGGAGACCGGCACCCGGCGCGCGTACGAGTCGCCCAGGTCGAACGTCGCCACCCGCCAGAGCTGCACCAGGTACTGCACGACGAGCGGCTGGTCGAGCCCGTACTGCGCCCGCGCGGCGGCGACCGCCTCCGGCCCCGCCTGGGAGCCGGGTCCGCCGAGGATCGCCTCGGTCGGGTCGCCGCCGGCCGCGCGGAGCGCGAAGAACACGACGGTCGCGACCACCCAGGCCACGAGGGCCGCGGCGCCGATGCGCGCCAGCAGCCACCGCAGCCAGGGGCGGCGGACCGCCCGGCGAACGGCGACGGCGGGCACGGCGGTCAGGACCCCAGGCGGGCGTCGAGGAACGTCGGCGTGGACACCGTGTCCAGCGTCCGCATCCCGGAGACGCCGCGGGTGAGGAAGTGGTTCTGCTGGTCGTAGAGCGGGAGGATGGAGTAGCCCTCCAGCACGACCTGCTGCGCCCGCTCGTAGAGGTCGGCGCGCTCGGCGTCGTCCGCCGTCGCGGAGGCCCGGTCCAGCAGGTCGTCCAGCTCCGGGTCCTTCACCTGCGCGTGGTTGGCGAAGTAGCCGCTCGGCGCCGGGACCGTGCCGTCCGAGTGGTAGAGGATCCGCAGCACGTCCGGACCGACCTTCGTGTAGGGCGCGGACACGGCCTCGTACTCGTTCGCACCGAGCGCGGCGTACCAGGCGGACAGGTCGGACGGGGTCAGGACGACCTCGAAGCCCACCGCCTTCGCGTTCGCCTGGATCTGCTCGAACAGCGACTGCTCCGCGGCCACCGACTGGTTGGTGCTCACCGGGAACCGCACGGTCAGACGCTGCCCGTCCTTGGTCCGGTAGCCCTCGTCGTCCGTGCCGGTCCAGCCGGCCTCGTCGAGCAGCTGCTCCGCGCGGTCGATGTCCGTGGTGAACAGGTCCTCGTCGCTGTACGCGGTCGGCTCCACGCTCGACAGCGGGGAGTACGACCGGGTCGCGGTGCCGGCGAACAGGGTCTCGATGCCCGGGTCCGGGTCGGCCGCGCGCACGAACGCCTCGCGCACCCGGACGTCGTCGAACGGCGGCTGCGCGCTGTTCAGCTCGATCCGGTTGGACGAGCCGGGCCGCGGGGCGTCGACGTGCGTGATGTCGCCGCCCGCCTCGGCCTGCGCGATCGCGTCGGGCTGCGGGTTGTCGACGACCTGCACCTCGCCGGAGCGCAGCGCGGCGTACCGGGTGGCCGCGTCCGGGATGAACCGCCAGACGATCTCGTCGAGGTAGGCGGGGCCGTCGTGCTCCGCCTGCGGGTCGAGCGGCACGTACTCGTCGTTGCGCACCAGGGTCACCTGCTGCTGCGGCACCCACTCGTCCACGACGAACGGGCCGGTGCCGACGGGGGCCGCGCAGTTCTCGTCCGTCCCGCGCTCGATGCCGGCGGGCGACTCCATAGCGGTCCACTGCTGGCTCAGCGACTCCAGCAGCGCGGAGTCCGGCTCGGTGAGGTGGAACCGGGCGTGCGTCGCGTCCACGACCTCGACGGACTCGACCTTCTGCACCGCGAGGTAGCCGGTGGAGGAGCCGGTGTCCGGGTCCTGCAGGTGCTCGATGTTGGCCTTGACCGCCGCCGCGTCGAACGGGGTGCCGTCCGTGAACGTCACGTCGTCGACGAGGGTGAAGTCCCAGGTCAGCAGGTCGTCGCTGACGGTCCACCCGCTCGCGAGCCACGGGAGGACGGTGCCGTCCGCGTCCCGGCCGACCAGCGGCTCCAGGTACTGCGTGCTGATCAGGGCCTGCGGGTAGTTGCCGCCGACGTGCGGGTCGAGGCAGGTGGGCTCGGCGTCACCGGTCGCGTAGACCAGCGTGCCGCCGTCGCGCGGGGTGGCGGCGTCGTCGGCGTCCCCGCCGGAGCCGGTGCAGGCCGCCAGGGCGAGGGCGGCGACGGCGGCCAGTGCGGCGCCCGTGCGGGCGCGGGTCGGACGGAGGGCGTGGGGCACGGGTCCACCTCGGGCGTCGGGGGTCCGGCCGCGGCTCACCCGCCGACCGGTTGTTGCACTGCGTCCAACAATAGGCGCAGGTGGCGCACGCATCCCCCCCACCGGCTGTGATCCCGGTCCCACGGCCCGCCTAGCATGGGCGCGTGCCGACCCCCGCCCCGCGCCGCTCGGGGCGCCCGCACGCCTCGTCGCGGGCGATGCTCGAGGAGGCCGCCGGCGAGCTGTTCCTCGAGCGCGGGTACGCCACCACCTCGGTCGCCGACATCACGCAGCGCGCGGGCGTCTCGCGGAGCACGTTCTTCAACTACTTCACCGCGAAGTCGGACCTGCTGTGGGCGGCCTTCGACGAGCGGGTCGAGGCGCTGCGGGCCGCCCTCACCGCCGGGCCGGCGGACGCGACGCCGGGCGCCGTGGTCGAGGCGGCCCTGCGCGACCTCGCCGCCCGGCTGCCCGCGGACCACGTCGCCCTGGCGTTCACCCAGGCCGACACGATGGGGCTCGGCGACGACCTCCGGCTGGCGGCCGCCCGCCGCACCGCCGACCTCGGCGCCACCATCGCGGCGTACGCGGCGGGCCGCGGCGTCGACCCGCTGCACGCGCGGGTGGCGGGCGCGGCCTGGGCCGGGGCGCTCGTCGCGGCGGTCGAGGCCTGGGCGCTCGCGGGGGCCGGGCGGACGCGGCTGCCGGACCTGCTCGACCACGCGCTGGCGCCGGTGCGGGGGGCGCTGGACTGACCTGCCCGGGGGACGGTCCAGGGCGTTCGAAACATCTCCGGCGCACTCCGAGCGGCGCCTGTGGATGACGCCGGCGGCCGGGGCTGCACGGCGCCTAGCGTCTCGCGCATGACCAGCCACCCCGCTCCCGGGCACTCCCACCGACGCCCCGAGGAGGGGGTGGCGGGATCGCGATGAGCAAGATAACTTGGCTGCACGGCGATGAGCCGCTGATCCTCGGCAGCGCGCACCGCCACCGGGTACCCGAGGAGGACGTCCGTCACGCCATCGACCACTCGGTCGCCGGCTTCGACGTGGGCGAGGGCATGACCATGGTGATCGGTGCCGACCGCACCGGCGCGCTGATCGAGGTCGGTGTCGTCGCGATGTCCGGCGGCTGGTGCGTGGTCCACGCCATGCGCCCCGCGCGCCCGAAGCTCCTGAGGAGATGACCACCGTGCCCCGATCGCTCGACGAGATCATCGCGAGCGCGGACGCGCTCGCCGACCGGTTCGAGGCCTACGAGCCGGCCGAGGCGGACCGCGACTCCGTCGACCCGACGACGGCCCTCTGGCTGGCGGCGTCCCGGCGTGCCGCCGCCGAGCGGGACCTGGCGGAGGCCGTGGTGGAGGCCCGGCGGGCAGGCGTCCCGTGGAAGGTGGTGGGTGAGCTCGTCGGCACGTCCGGCGAGGCCGCTCGGCAGCGGTACGGCCGGCACGCCGCGCGTTGACGTCGTCGCCCGCCGTTCACCTGCTCGCCGCGCGCCACCGCCTGCGCGTGTGGCCGCGTCTCACCCGGTGTTCCTAGGATCGACCCCATGAGCGACACCGGACTGCGGCAGGCCCAGGACAAGATGGCGGCGGCCGGGGTGGCCCCGACCGCGATCGACGTCTTCACCCACTACTACCGGGAGCTCGAGGCGGGGGCCACCGGCCTCATCCCCGAGGGCACCATCGACCCCCTGCTCGACCCCCCGCAGCTGGCGGACGTCGACATCGACCCCGAGGCGGCGCGCGAGGCGTTCGCCAAGACCGCGATCATCAAGCTCAACGGCGGCCTCGGCACCTCGATGGGCATGGACAAGGCCAAGTCCCTGCTCCCGGTGCGCGACGGGAAGTCGTTCCTCGACCTCATCGTCGAGCAGGTGCAGCACGCCCGCTCCGAGACCGGCGCCCGCCTGCCGCTCATCCTCATGAACTCGTTCCGCACCCAGGCCGACTCGCTCGCCGCGCTGGCGGAGCACGAGGGCCTGGCCGTCGACGGCCTGCCGCTGGACTTCCTGCAGAACCAGGAGCCGAAGCTCCGCACGGACGACCTGACCCCGGTGACCTGGGAGGCCGACCCGACGCTGGAGTGGTGCCCCCCGGGCCACGGCGACCTGTACACGGCGCTGCTCGCGTCCGGCGTGCTGCAGCAGCTGCTGGACGCGGGCTTCCGGTACGCGTCGGTGTCGAACTCCGACAACCTCGGCGCCGCGCCGAACCCGACCATCGCCGGCTGGTTCGCCGCCTCGGGCGCGCCGTACGCCGCCGAGCTGTGCCGCCGCACCGCCGCCGACCGCAAGGGCGGCCACCTGGCGGTCCGGAAGTCCGACGGCCGGCTGATCCTGCGCGACACCGCGCAGACGCCCGCGGACGAGATGGACTACTTCACCGACGAGCACCGGCACCCGTACTTCCACACGAACAACCTGTGGTTCGACCTGGAGCAGATCGCCGCGGCGCTGGAGGCCCGGGGCGCGGTGCTCGGCCTGCCGCTGATCCGCAACGTCAAGACCGTCGACCCGACCGACTCCTCCTCGCCCGAGGTGTTCCAGATCGAGACGGCCATGGGCGCGGCGATCGAGGTGTTCGAGGGCGCGACCGCGATCGCCGTGGGCCGCGAGCGGTTCCTGCCGGTCAAGACGACCAACGATTTGCTGCTCCTCCGGTCCGACGCGTACGACCTCGGCGAGGACTCGACGCTGCGGCTCGCGGTCGAGAAGGCCCCGCTGGTCGACCTGGACACGAAGGTCTACAAGACCGTGGGGAAGTTCGAGCAGCGGTTCCCCGCCGCCCCGTCGCTGCGCGGCGCGTCCTCGTTCACGGTGAAGGGCGACTGGACCTTCGAGCCGGGCGTCGTCGCGACGGGCGAGGCCGTCGTCGAGGCGGACGGCGCCCCCGGCACCATCCCGGCCGGCACCACGATCGGCGGCTGACCCGCACCGCACCGAGGGGGCCGCCCGTGGCGGACGTCGCGCCGACCGAGCAGGCCGGGGCGCGCCACGAGCGGTCCGCCCTGCTGGAGTCCGCGGTCGCCGCGGCGGTGCTCGGCACCGCCGCGGTGGTCGCGGGCCTGGTCTCCGGGTCGGCGGTCGTCCTGTTCGACGGCCTCTACACGGTCGCCGGGATCGCTCTCGTCGGCGTCTCCGCGCTGGCCTCGCGCGCCGCGGCCTCGCGACCCGGCGGGCGGTACCCCTTCGGGCGGCACGCCGCCACGCCGCTGGCCGTGGTCGTCCAGGGCGCCGCGCTGGTCGCCACGCTGCTGTACGGGGCGGCCGACGCGGTCGGGAAGGTGCTGGCCGGGGGCTCGGACGCCAGCCCGACGACGATGCTGGTCTACGGCGGCACCTCGTCGGTCGTGAGCGCGCTCGTGGCGTGGCGGCTGCGCCGGCGGTCCGGGGGCTCGGCGCTGGTCGACGCCGAGGTCGTGTCCTGGTGGGCCGGCGCGGCGATCAGCGTGGGCGTCGGCCTCGGCGGCGCGCTCGCCGCCGTCCTGCAGGCGGGCGGGCGGGACGCCGCCGCGGGCTACGTCGACCCCGTGCTGCTGCTGGTCGTCGTGCTGGTGGTGGCGCGCCTCCCGGTGCGGCTGCTGCGCGACGGCATGCACGAGCTGCTCGAGGGCGCCCCGCCGCCCGAGGTCGACGCGGCGGTCCGCGCGGCCGTCGACGCCGCCCGCACCGCGTTCGACCTGCCCGAGCCGCTGCTGCGCGCGACCAAGCTCGGCCGGCGGCTCTACGTGGAGGTCGACTTCGTCGTCGAGCCGGGCCGGTGGGACGTGGACGACGAGGACGACGTCCGGCGCGCCGTGGTCGACCGGCTCCGGGACCTGCCGCTCGACGTCTGGGCGACGGTCGAGCTCACGGCCGACCCGGGCCTCACGGCGTAGCCCGGGGCGGCTCAGCCGCGGCGGCGCCGGGCCGCGAGCAGGAGGGCCCCGCCGGCCGCGAGCAGGAGCGCCGCCGCGGACGCGAGCGCCACGGCGTCCCCGCCCGTCACGCCGAGCGCCGCACGAGCGCCGCCGGCCGTCGGGGCCGCGGCGCCCGACCCGGCCGGGTCCGCGCCGGGCGCCGGGCCCCCCGGCGTCGTCGCACCGGGCGTCGTCGCACCGGGCGTCGTCCCGCCGCCCGGCGCCGCCACCCGCAGCGTCACCGCGTCGGTCGCCACCGTGGCCGCCGCGTTCGCGACCACCAGCCGGATCATCAGCCCGTCGTCGGCGGCGGCCGGCGTGTACGTGACGGTGTGCCGCACCGTGCCGGAGGTCGGGGCGGCCGCGACCCGGAGCGCGAGGGCGCGCGGAGCGGCGGCGCCCGCCTGGGACACCTGCGCCCCGTCGGGGAGGTCGCCCCAGGTCCGCCCGCCGTCGCGCGACGACTGCCAGGTGGCGGTCCCCGCGTCCGCGTCGACCACCCAGGACAGCGTGACCGGCCGGCCGGCGACGACCGGGAGGACGCCGTCGGCGCCCACGCCGCCGGGCTCGGACACCACCTCCGGGGCCGTCACGACGGTGAGGAGGGCCGGGGCGCTGGTGGCGGTCGCGGGCCCGGCGACCAGCGTCGACGCGGCGACCGCCCGGACGAGGGTGCCGTCGTCCGCCGCCGTGACCGGGAGCTCCAGCACGGGGCCGGTCGCGCCCGGGACCGGGAGCCACGCGGCGCCGTCCGCCGACCGCTCCCACGTGACCGTGGGCGCCGGGGAGCCGCTCGCGGCGACCTCGAACCGCGCGGTGCCCCCGTCCGGCACCGTGACGTCGGCGGGATCGCCCACCTCGGGCGGGGTGAGGACACGCAGCACCGCGACCCCGCTGGCGACGTCGGCCGCCGCGGCGTTGGTCGCGAGCGCCCGGTACG encodes the following:
- a CDS encoding cation transporter; this translates as MADVAPTEQAGARHERSALLESAVAAAVLGTAAVVAGLVSGSAVVLFDGLYTVAGIALVGVSALASRAAASRPGGRYPFGRHAATPLAVVVQGAALVATLLYGAADAVGKVLAGGSDASPTTMLVYGGTSSVVSALVAWRLRRRSGGSALVDAEVVSWWAGAAISVGVGLGGALAAVLQAGGRDAAAGYVDPVLLLVVVLVVARLPVRLLRDGMHELLEGAPPPEVDAAVRAAVDAARTAFDLPEPLLRATKLGRRLYVEVDFVVEPGRWDVDDEDDVRRAVVDRLRDLPLDVWATVELTADPGLTA
- a CDS encoding TetR/AcrR family transcriptional regulator translates to MPTPAPRRSGRPHASSRAMLEEAAGELFLERGYATTSVADITQRAGVSRSTFFNYFTAKSDLLWAAFDERVEALRAALTAGPADATPGAVVEAALRDLAARLPADHVALAFTQADTMGLGDDLRLAAARRTADLGATIAAYAAGRGVDPLHARVAGAAWAGALVAAVEAWALAGAGRTRLPDLLDHALAPVRGALD
- a CDS encoding ABC transporter permease; translated protein: MTAVPAVAVRRAVRRPWLRWLLARIGAAALVAWVVATVVFFALRAAGGDPTEAILGGPGSQAGPEAVAAARAQYGLDQPLVVQYLVQLWRVATFDLGDSYARRVPVSDLLAEQLPGTMLLAVLALALAWVLALAVATLAVRATGPVGRACAAVLRGAEVVAAVLPHFWLGAVLIVVFSSTLGWFPATSSGTDPAGLVLPTVTLAVPVAGFLGQVMRDSLEEAAVAPFATSARARGASPVRVLWRHTLRHGVLPAVSLSGWAFGSLLSGAVVVETLFGRPGLGRLLLDATMQRDVPVVVGAVVVVALAYVVVMLLVDVVERLLDPRLRGAAEVPGTPGGAAPAARAGEPAVLG
- a CDS encoding ABC transporter substrate-binding protein, with product MPHALRPTRARTGAALAAVAALALAACTGSGGDADDAATPRDGGTLVYATGDAEPTCLDPHVGGNYPQALISTQYLEPLVGRDADGTVLPWLASGWTVSDDLLTWDFTLVDDVTFTDGTPFDAAAVKANIEHLQDPDTGSSTGYLAVQKVESVEVVDATHARFHLTEPDSALLESLSQQWTAMESPAGIERGTDENCAAPVGTGPFVVDEWVPQQQVTLVRNDEYVPLDPQAEHDGPAYLDEIVWRFIPDAATRYAALRSGEVQVVDNPQPDAIAQAEAGGDITHVDAPRPGSSNRIELNSAQPPFDDVRVREAFVRAADPDPGIETLFAGTATRSYSPLSSVEPTAYSDEDLFTTDIDRAEQLLDEAGWTGTDDEGYRTKDGQRLTVRFPVSTNQSVAAEQSLFEQIQANAKAVGFEVVLTPSDLSAWYAALGANEYEAVSAPYTKVGPDVLRILYHSDGTVPAPSGYFANHAQVKDPELDDLLDRASATADDAERADLYERAQQVVLEGYSILPLYDQQNHFLTRGVSGMRTLDTVSTPTFLDARLGS
- a CDS encoding UTP--glucose-1-phosphate uridylyltransferase, with product MSDTGLRQAQDKMAAAGVAPTAIDVFTHYYRELEAGATGLIPEGTIDPLLDPPQLADVDIDPEAAREAFAKTAIIKLNGGLGTSMGMDKAKSLLPVRDGKSFLDLIVEQVQHARSETGARLPLILMNSFRTQADSLAALAEHEGLAVDGLPLDFLQNQEPKLRTDDLTPVTWEADPTLEWCPPGHGDLYTALLASGVLQQLLDAGFRYASVSNSDNLGAAPNPTIAGWFAASGAPYAAELCRRTAADRKGGHLAVRKSDGRLILRDTAQTPADEMDYFTDEHRHPYFHTNNLWFDLEQIAAALEARGAVLGLPLIRNVKTVDPTDSSSPEVFQIETAMGAAIEVFEGATAIAVGRERFLPVKTTNDLLLLRSDAYDLGEDSTLRLAVEKAPLVDLDTKVYKTVGKFEQRFPAAPSLRGASSFTVKGDWTFEPGVVATGEAVVEADGAPGTIPAGTTIGG